Proteins from one Deinococcota bacterium genomic window:
- the coaBC gene encoding bifunctional phosphopantothenoylcysteine decarboxylase/phosphopantothenate--cysteine ligase CoaBC has translation MNIVVAATGGVAAVKTPALLRRLAEAGHGVRAAATDDGYRFVTPLSLAVAAGGSVFDRAAWFSPDGRALHLELARWADLLLVAPASADALASAATGRADDVVSALVLAGVPRVVWVPAMNTAMWAHPAVQANVRALEGFGHRFLGPATGPLAAKGEGSGVGRMAEPEDIVRALPGLLEQRDPGRDMEGLRVLVSAGPTREFLDPVRFLSNPSSGKMGYAVAAAARDRGAAVTLVSGPTALPEPHGVAVHEVESAEEMLAALKEHFGACDLLVMTAAVADWRAETMLAEKQPKEGERQTLALVRTPDILETLKERKGRQVVVGFAMETHQGVARAQSKAARKGLDFICLNYPAQAATPFGGDDNELTLVWPDGHSEALARTSKRALAEVILDRALASR, from the coding sequence ATGAATATCGTGGTCGCCGCGACGGGCGGGGTGGCCGCCGTCAAGACGCCGGCGCTCCTGCGGCGCCTCGCCGAGGCGGGGCACGGGGTTCGCGCGGCGGCGACGGATGACGGCTACCGTTTCGTCACCCCGCTCTCCCTGGCGGTCGCCGCCGGGGGGAGCGTCTTTGACCGCGCCGCCTGGTTTAGTCCGGACGGCCGCGCCCTGCACCTCGAGTTGGCGCGCTGGGCCGACCTGCTGCTGGTCGCGCCGGCCAGCGCGGACGCGCTCGCCAGTGCCGCCACGGGCCGCGCCGACGACGTGGTCTCGGCGCTCGTCTTGGCCGGCGTGCCGCGGGTGGTCTGGGTGCCGGCCATGAACACCGCCATGTGGGCGCACCCGGCGGTTCAGGCCAATGTGCGGGCGTTAGAGGGCTTCGGCCACCGCTTTCTCGGTCCCGCCACGGGCCCCCTGGCGGCCAAGGGCGAGGGCAGCGGCGTCGGCCGCATGGCGGAGCCCGAGGACATCGTGCGGGCCCTGCCGGGTCTCCTGGAACAGCGCGACCCGGGACGCGATATGGAAGGTTTGCGCGTCCTGGTCTCGGCCGGGCCGACGCGGGAGTTCTTGGACCCGGTGCGCTTTCTCTCCAATCCGAGTTCGGGCAAGATGGGCTACGCCGTCGCCGCGGCGGCGCGCGACCGCGGCGCGGCGGTCACCCTGGTGAGCGGGCCTACCGCGCTGCCGGAGCCCCACGGCGTCGCCGTTCATGAGGTCGAGTCGGCCGAGGAGATGCTCGCCGCGCTCAAAGAGCACTTCGGCGCCTGCGACCTGCTCGTCATGACCGCGGCGGTGGCGGATTGGCGGGCGGAGACCATGCTCGCTGAAAAGCAGCCCAAAGAGGGGGAGAGGCAGACCTTGGCTCTCGTCCGCACCCCCGACATTCTCGAGACCCTCAAGGAACGCAAGGGGCGGCAGGTGGTGGTGGGCTTCGCCATGGAGACGCACCAGGGCGTGGCGCGGGCGCAGAGCAAAGCGGCGCGCAAGGGCCTCGACTTCATCTGCCTCAACTATCCCGCCCAGGCCGCCACGCCCTTCGGCGGCGACGACAACGAACTCACCCTGGTGTGGCCGGACGGCCACAGCGAGGCCCTAGCGCGCACGAGCAAGCGCGCGCTGGCCGAGGTGATCCTGGACCGGGCGCTGGCGAGCCGCTGA
- the argR gene encoding arginine repressor, giving the protein MPSKDYRHRLIEELVETEFISTQAEIAEHLGNRGIKVTQATISRDVNELRLIRLPAGEGRHRYRSTPLMLQEDVIGELRDRFRLFVRDLDRGDNIIVIRTDEGHASGIAFVIDKLEREGIVGTLAGQNTIFVIARSGDAAEGILDEFEGLLE; this is encoded by the coding sequence ATGCCAAGCAAAGACTACCGCCACCGCCTCATCGAAGAGCTCGTCGAGACCGAATTCATCTCGACCCAGGCCGAGATCGCCGAGCACTTAGGGAACCGCGGCATCAAGGTCACCCAGGCGACCATCAGCCGCGACGTCAACGAGCTGAGGCTGATCCGCCTGCCCGCCGGCGAGGGTCGCCACCGCTACCGCTCCACGCCGCTCATGCTCCAGGAGGACGTGATCGGCGAGCTGCGCGACCGCTTCCGCCTCTTCGTGCGCGACCTGGACCGCGGCGACAACATCATCGTGATCCGCACCGACGAGGGCCACGCCTCGGGCATCGCCTTTGTCATCGACAAGCTCGAGCGCGAGGGCATCGTCGGCACCCTGGCCGGCCAGAACACCATCTTCGTCATCGCCAGAAGCGGCGACGCGGCCGAGGGGATTCTGGACGAGTTCGAAGGCTTGCTCGAGTAG